The genomic interval CTGATCGGGCCCGACGGCGGCGTCGTGGGCCGGCACGGGGGCCACCAGCGCTTCACGCCGGGGCAGCGTCGCGGCGTGGGCGTGGCCTTCGGGATGCCGATCTACGTGACGGCGAAGGACCCCGCCACCAACGCCGTGACGCTTGGCCCCCGCGAGCGCTTGCGGACCGCCGGCTGCACCGCCGCGGAGGCGAATTGGCTGGTCCCGCCGCCGCCGGAGGGACGCTGGGCCCGGGGCGAGGCGCAGGTCCGGGCCCACGGCGAGCCCATCCCCTGCCGCTACCGCGGCGGCGGCGACCGGCTGGAGGTACGCTTCGATGGCGAGGCCGAGGCGGTGGCGGCTGGCCAGGCGGTCGTCGTCTACGCCGGAACCCGTGTGCAGGCCGGCGGTTGGGTCACCGCGGCGGATGGCTCCGGTGAGGAGCGGCACCCGGTACGCAAGATTCCTTAATCTACTACAGATATTGGAGGCCGCTGCGCCTCCCGAGCGACCGAGCAGGTCGGAGCGGAACCGGAGCGGAACCGATCCGCGGCAGAGGTGTCTCCATGAAAACCAGCCCCAGCCCCGCCGGCCAGCCGGCGCCTCCTCCCGCTCCGGGCGCTGGCCCTGCGCGGGTGCGGCTGACGCTCTTCGTCGGCGAAGCCTCGGCCGCCACCGACGCGGCGGTCGCCACGCTCCGCAGGCTCGTGGAGGACCAACCCGACGCCTTCGAGCTGCGGATCATCGACGTGCACCGCCAGCCCGAGGCGGCCGAGCGGCACCGCGTGATCGCCACGCCGACGCTGATCCGCGAGCTCCCGCCGCCGGTGCGTCGGATCATCGGCGACCTCTCCCGGCACGAGCGCGTGCGGGTCGCCCTAGACCTCACCGCCGATCTGGCGGAGAACCTGACCCGCGGCACCCAAGATCCCTCTCCCGATCCCGACCCCGAAGCATGACCCGATCGCTGCCTGACCCCGTCGCCGCCGCGGCGACCGCCTCGCCGCCCTACCGCACCGGTGACGCCGCCAAGCCAGAGGACGCCCGCCACCTGCCCCGCGTTCCCAGCGGGGTGCCCGGCCTCGACCAGCTGTTCCGCGGCGGCTTCCCGGCGGAGCGACCCCTGGTCGTCTGCGGCTCGGCGGGCAGCGGCAAGACGGTGCTCTGCTCGCAGTTTCTCTACCACGGGGCGGTGCACCACGACGCCCCGGGGGTCTTCGTGAGCTTCGAGGAGCCGCCGGAGTCGCTACGCGAGAACCTGCTGGGCTTCGGCTGGGACGTCGCGAAGCTCGAGTCCGAAGGCCGCTGGACCTTCGTCGACGGCACGCTCGAAGGCGAGGAGGAGGAGGAGGTCCTCGACGGCGGCTTCAGCCTCGACGGCCTGCGGGCGCGGGTCCGTCACGCGATCGAGAGAACCGGCGCGAAGCGGGTGGCGATCGATTCGCTCGCCACGCTGTTCATGCGCTTCCCCCACGAGGGCGTCGTCCGCCGCGAACTGGCCTGCTTCTGCGCGATGATCCGCGACGCGGGGGCCACTTCGCTGCTGACGGCGGAGCTGCAGCACGGCGAGGTCGAGCAGACCCGCTTCGGCGTCGAGGAATACGTCGGCGACGGCGTGCTGATCCTCCGCCACGACCTCGACGACCTGCAGCAGCGGCACCGCACGCTGGAGGTGGTGAAGCTGCGGGGCGGCGAGCACGCCACCGGGCGGTTCCCCTTCTCGATCGATCGCTTCCACGGGGTGACCGCCGTCTCGGTGGGGTCGCTCCGCCTGGGGCAGCCCTCCGGCGGCGAGCGGATCGGCAGCGGGTCCGATGCGCTCGACGAGATGCTCCACGGCGGCTTCTTCCGCGACTCGGTCACGATCGTCGCCGGGGCGACCGGCACCGGCAAGACGCTCACCGCCACCCAGTTCGTGCACGGAGCTCACCAGGCGGGCGAGCGGGCGGTGTTCCTGGGGTACGAGGAGTCGCGCAGCCAGCTGGTCCGCAACGCCGGCAGCTGGGGCGTGGACTTCGAGGCGATGGAGAAGCAGGGCAACCTTCGGATCCACTGCCAGTACCCCGAGTCGGCTTCGCTCGCCCAGCACCTCTCGGGCATCAGCGACCTGCTCGAGGAGTTCCGGCCCCAGCGGCTGGTCATCGACAGCCTCTCGGCCTTCCGCCGCATCGGCAACGAGCACGCCTTCCGCAGCTTCATGATCAGCCTCACCGCGATCATCAAGGAGCTGCAGATCGCCGGCCTCTACACCGTGACCAGCGACCGGCTGTACGGCGCCCCCGAAGCGACGACCCAGAACGTCTCCACCCTCACCGACTCCATCATCCTGCTGCGCTACCTGGAGGACGGCGGCTCGGTGAGCCGGGCCATCGGCGTCCTGAAGATGCGCGGAAGCGGCCACGACCCGGCCTTCCGCCGCTTCAGCATCTCCGACGGCGGGATGAGCATCTCCGACCCCGTCGACGAGAACGCGCGGCCGCTCTCCAGCCGCGGCGGCTGATGCGTGCGGACCCGGGCACCGGAGAAAGCCCCCCGGGCCCCTCCGGATGCCCCTACCCCATCGTGTAGAATCGGTTCGGCCCGGCCGCACCCGCCTCCTCCGTTGCCAACCCGCTTGGACGTCGATTTCATCCAGCTCGTGCGCGTGAACGCCGACGGCATGCTCGTGCTCGATGAGCACGGCACGATCCGGCACGCGAACCCGGCCGCCGCCCGGCTGCTCGGCCAGCCGGTGGAAGCCCTGCGCGGCGAACCCTTCGGCGTGCCGCTGGCGCCCGAGGAGGTGGCCGATGGCGAGGAGCCCCTGCCGGTGGAGATCGGCATCCACCGGCCGCGTCACCCCGAGCGGCCGCGGGGGACCGCCCAGCTGCGCTGCGCCCCCTGCCGCTGGGAGGGCGCCCCCGCGACGCTGGTCAGCCTCCGCGACGTGACCGAGCACAAGGTGCTGGTGGAGGAGCTGCGGACCCGCCAGCGCCGGCTGCGAACGCTCTCGGCCGCGCTGCAGCAGGCGCACCTGGTGGAGCAAGCGCGGGTGTCCACGCTCGTCGCGGAGGCGGTGGAGCAGCCGATCCGGGCGGCGCGGGCGGAGGCCCGGGCCGCCGGCCCCGCCGAGGCGGGCGGCGGCAGAGCCGGCCTCAACGGCTCGGCGCAGCGGATCGTGAACTACCTGGACACGGCCCTGCGGGCCGCCGCCGAGGCCCGCGAGGAGCTGGCGCCGCCGGCCCTGCACGAGGGCGGCCTGGCGGTGGCGACCCGCTGGCTCGGCGAGCGCTACCGGCAGCGGCACAACCTCCAGGTGCGGGTCCGCGTGGAGCCCGGGTTCGAGGAGCCCGCGGACGACCGGCTCCGCGGCTTCCTGTTCCTCGCGGTCCGCGAGCTGCTCGGCAACGTGGTGCAGCACGCCGCGACCCCGCTCGCCGAGGTCGTGCTCGCCCACGACGCGACCCGGGGCCTCCACCGCTTGGAGGTGAGCGACCGCGGCGTGGGCTACGCCACCACCCGGCCGCACGACCTGGACCGCTCCTCGCGGCGGCCGCTGCGGGGGTTGGGGCTGTTCAATCTGCAGGAGGCGGTGACCCACCGCGGCGGCGACTTCCGCATCGAGTCCGGCCCCGGCGAGGGCACCCGCGTCAGCCTCCGCGTGCCCTCCGACGCGATGCGGAGCGACCCCGGAGCGGAGGCTTTCGCTCCGGCGGCGGCGGCGGCCGAGGCGGCGGGCGTGCCTTGAGCCCGCGGCCCGCCACGCCCGCCGGGCGGCTGGGCGTGATCCGCCGCTTCCGCCGGCTGCTCGCCGCCCGCGCGCTGCCGATCGCCCGCCGCGTCGCCGCCGCGTCGCCCGCCCGCCCGCCCGGCGACGCCGGCGCCGCCGAGGTGCTCGCCTCGGAGGTGCTCCCGCTGCTCGCCGCCGCGCGCTTCCTGGAGAGGGAAGCGCGCTTCTGGCTGCGGCCGCAGAAGCTGGGCACGCGTGGCCGGCCGCTGTGGCTCACCGGCAGCCGGGCGGTGATCCACCGCGTGCCCCACGGCCTCGTCGCGGTCATCGCCGCCGGCAACTACCCGCTGCTGCTGCCCGGCGTGCAGGTCCTCCAAGCGCTGGCGGCGGGCAACGACGTGGCGCTCAAGCCGGCCCCGGCCGGGGTCGAGGCCGCGCGCTGGCTGTGCGAGCTGCTCGGCGAGGCGGGGCTGCCCCCAGGGGCGCTGCGGGTGACCGGCAGCGCGGTGGAGGACGCCGGGCCGCTGCTCAGCGGCCCCGACGCCGCGGACCTCGTGCTGGTGACCGGCGGCGAGCGGGCCGCCGCCGCCGTGGCCGAGGCCTGCGCGCGGCGGCTGGTGCCCTGCGTCATCGAGGCCTCCGGCTGCGACGCCGCGTTCGTGCTCGCCGGCGCCGACCTCGGCCTCGCCGCATCCGCGGTCGCCTGGGGGCTCCGCCTCAACGGCTCGCAGACCTGCATCGCCCCGCGCCGCGTGCTCGTCGACGCGGCGGTGGGCGAGGGGCTCGAGGCCGAGCTGTGCCGCGCGTTGCCCGCGGGGCGGCGCGTGCCGGTGGACCCCGCGGCGATGGCCGCCGCGGCGCCGCGGATCGAGGCCGCGCTGGCCGCCGGCGCCCGCGCGGTCCGCGGGTCGTGGACGCCCGGCGCGGCCGACGCCGAGCCCTACGTGATCGTCGACGCCGACCCGTCGATGGAGCTGCTGCGCACCGACAGCTTCGCCCCGGTCACCGCCATCTGCGCGGGCCTCGCCGGCCCCGACGGTCTGGTCGACGCCGACGCGGCGTGCCCGTACGCGCTGGGCGCCTCGGTCTTCGGCCCCGCCCGCGAGGCCTCCGCGCTGGCGGGCCGGCTCCGCGCCGGCGTCGTCGTGGTCAACGACCTGATCGCCCCCACCGCCGACCCGCGGCTGCCTTTCGGCGGGACCGGCTCCAGCGGCCACGGCGTCACCCGCGGCGCCGAGGGCCTGATCGCGATGACCCGCCCGCGCGTGCTGATCCGCCGCGGCGGCGCCTTCCGCCCCCACTACCTCCCGCCCGCCGACGCCGACGCCCCCGCCTTCGCCGCCCTCGCCGCCGGCCTCCACGGCGAGGGACTGCTCCGCCGCCTCCGGTCGCTGAAGGCGGCGCTGCCGGGGCTCAAAGCCATCGCCGACCGCGGGAAGGCCGCCGGAGGTTCGGGG from Phycisphaera mikurensis NBRC 102666 carries:
- a CDS encoding sensor histidine kinase encodes the protein MDVDFIQLVRVNADGMLVLDEHGTIRHANPAAARLLGQPVEALRGEPFGVPLAPEEVADGEEPLPVEIGIHRPRHPERPRGTAQLRCAPCRWEGAPATLVSLRDVTEHKVLVEELRTRQRRLRTLSAALQQAHLVEQARVSTLVAEAVEQPIRAARAEARAAGPAEAGGGRAGLNGSAQRIVNYLDTALRAAAEAREELAPPALHEGGLAVATRWLGERYRQRHNLQVRVRVEPGFEEPADDRLRGFLFLAVRELLGNVVQHAATPLAEVVLAHDATRGLHRLEVSDRGVGYATTRPHDLDRSSRRPLRGLGLFNLQEAVTHRGGDFRIESGPGEGTRVSLRVPSDAMRSDPGAEAFAPAAAAAEAAGVP
- a CDS encoding aldehyde dehydrogenase family protein, with translation MSPRPATPAGRLGVIRRFRRLLAARALPIARRVAAASPARPPGDAGAAEVLASEVLPLLAAARFLEREARFWLRPQKLGTRGRPLWLTGSRAVIHRVPHGLVAVIAAGNYPLLLPGVQVLQALAAGNDVALKPAPAGVEAARWLCELLGEAGLPPGALRVTGSAVEDAGPLLSGPDAADLVLVTGGERAAAAVAEACARRLVPCVIEASGCDAAFVLAGADLGLAASAVAWGLRLNGSQTCIAPRRVLVDAAVGEGLEAELCRALPAGRRVPVDPAAMAAAAPRIEAALAAGARAVRGSWTPGAADAEPYVIVDADPSMELLRTDSFAPVTAICAGLAGPDGLVDADAACPYALGASVFGPAREASALAGRLRAGVVVVNDLIAPTADPRLPFGGTGSSGHGVTRGAEGLIAMTRPRVLIRRGGAFRPHYLPPADADAPAFAALAAGLHGEGLLRRLRSLKAALPGLKAIADRGKAAGGSGSGAPLATEDAAPQEREAEAEAFARLG
- a CDS encoding circadian clock KaiB family protein, which encodes MKTSPSPAGQPAPPPAPGAGPARVRLTLFVGEASAATDAAVATLRRLVEDQPDAFELRIIDVHRQPEAAERHRVIATPTLIRELPPPVRRIIGDLSRHERVRVALDLTADLAENLTRGTQDPSPDPDPEA
- the kaiC gene encoding circadian clock protein KaiC: MTRSLPDPVAAAATASPPYRTGDAAKPEDARHLPRVPSGVPGLDQLFRGGFPAERPLVVCGSAGSGKTVLCSQFLYHGAVHHDAPGVFVSFEEPPESLRENLLGFGWDVAKLESEGRWTFVDGTLEGEEEEEVLDGGFSLDGLRARVRHAIERTGAKRVAIDSLATLFMRFPHEGVVRRELACFCAMIRDAGATSLLTAELQHGEVEQTRFGVEEYVGDGVLILRHDLDDLQQRHRTLEVVKLRGGEHATGRFPFSIDRFHGVTAVSVGSLRLGQPSGGERIGSGSDALDEMLHGGFFRDSVTIVAGATGTGKTLTATQFVHGAHQAGERAVFLGYEESRSQLVRNAGSWGVDFEAMEKQGNLRIHCQYPESASLAQHLSGISDLLEEFRPQRLVIDSLSAFRRIGNEHAFRSFMISLTAIIKELQIAGLYTVTSDRLYGAPEATTQNVSTLTDSIILLRYLEDGGSVSRAIGVLKMRGSGHDPAFRRFSISDGGMSISDPVDENARPLSSRGG